Proteins from a genomic interval of Candidatus Lernaella stagnicola:
- a CDS encoding secondary thiamine-phosphate synthase enzyme YjbQ yields MLKKITVRTTAREQFIDITDDVRDAVREFALRDGVVTVFVPHTTAAVTINENADPTVVSDILLALDKAVPDQRAFRHAEGNSTAHVKSSLVGCSQDMIVAEGRLLLGTWQGVYFCEFDGPRARSCYIKAT; encoded by the coding sequence GCGAACAATTCATCGACATCACCGACGACGTGCGCGACGCGGTGCGGGAATTTGCCCTGCGCGACGGTGTGGTCACGGTGTTTGTCCCGCATACGACGGCGGCGGTAACCATCAACGAAAACGCCGACCCAACGGTCGTGTCCGATATCCTGCTGGCGCTCGACAAAGCCGTGCCCGATCAACGAGCTTTCCGCCATGCCGAAGGCAATTCCACCGCCCACGTCAAATCGAGTTTGGTGGGCTGCTCGCAAGATATGATCGTTGCCGAAGGGCGGTTGTTGCTGGGCACGTGGCAGGGCGTCTATTTTTGTGAATTCGATGGACCTCGCGCGCGTTCGTGTTACATTAAGGCAACGTAA